One Gemmatimonadota bacterium DNA segment encodes these proteins:
- a CDS encoding glycosyltransferase family 39 protein has translation MKGPRRDPPGIQADEENILTMFASLSARLRAAPYTVASTGVLLVAAYLCLVNLDYAALWHDEAPPAFIGKNLLQQGDILGWDGRNLVGGTNGRTLNDDLRDVLPPLMYVLNVAGFAVFGINEIGARVVHAVVGIVALGVFYLLLRQHLSNYPRLMFFIFVFAAWSAQLLLYFRQSRYFSVMVLALIFIFYLYECYWQSRRLAYLPAIAAVAALSFFNHYAGGAATMLSLGAYHLLFRARVTTLREWMLFAICGVVVVVVGTGYLYWLGVIGGERSGFLAFTGVTNLGEYRGAMPLLLLRIWIYIRELFTADWISWPVFLWFTGMIVLAYQVRRKQVIRVSRQARRRRTDTGAGITEKILGNDFPLVAAGKIILMGALFALFSAALSSQAVWAHPFADLRYYVGAVPLLLARKGLCGAG, from the coding sequence ATGAAAGGTCCACGACGCGATCCGCCAGGTATTCAGGCGGATGAGGAGAATATATTGACCATGTTTGCATCGCTATCAGCCCGTTTGCGCGCCGCGCCATATACTGTGGCATCCACAGGCGTGCTGTTGGTCGCGGCGTACCTGTGTCTGGTCAATCTGGATTATGCCGCGCTGTGGCACGACGAGGCGCCTCCCGCCTTTATAGGCAAAAATTTGCTGCAGCAGGGCGATATTCTCGGTTGGGATGGGCGCAATCTGGTCGGCGGTACCAACGGGCGTACGCTGAACGATGATCTGCGCGATGTGCTGCCGCCGCTGATGTATGTGCTGAACGTTGCCGGGTTTGCGGTGTTTGGCATCAATGAGATAGGCGCGCGCGTTGTTCACGCTGTTGTTGGAATTGTTGCCCTCGGTGTATTTTACTTGCTGCTGCGCCAGCATCTGTCGAACTATCCGCGGTTGATGTTCTTCATTTTTGTATTCGCTGCCTGGTCAGCACAGTTGTTGTTGTATTTCCGCCAGTCCCGCTACTTCTCGGTGATGGTGCTCGCGCTGATATTTATTTTTTATTTGTACGAGTGTTACTGGCAGAGCCGACGTCTGGCGTACCTGCCTGCTATCGCGGCGGTGGCGGCATTGTCGTTTTTTAATCACTACGCTGGTGGGGCAGCGACAATGCTTTCGCTGGGGGCGTATCATTTGCTTTTTCGCGCTCGTGTGACCACGCTGAGAGAGTGGATGTTGTTCGCTATCTGCGGCGTGGTTGTTGTTGTGGTGGGAACTGGCTATCTCTATTGGCTGGGCGTTATCGGCGGTGAGCGCAGCGGGTTTCTCGCTTTCACGGGCGTTACGAACCTGGGGGAATATCGAGGTGCTATGCCTTTGTTGTTGTTGAGAATCTGGATCTATATTCGGGAATTGTTCACTGCCGACTGGATTTCATGGCCGGTATTTTTGTGGTTTACAGGTATGATAGTGCTCGCCTATCAGGTCCGACGGAAGCAGGTGATCAGGGTATCGCGACAGGCAAGGCGACGGCGAACAGACACTGGTGCAGGTATTACTGAAAAGATCCTCGGAAACGATTTTCCTCTGGTGGCTGCGGGAAAAATCATTCTGATGGGCGCGCTGTTCGCGTTGTTTTCGGCAGCACTGTCGAGCCAGGCAGTATGGGCGCACCCGTTTGCCGATTTGCGCTATTATGTGGGCGCAGTGCCATTGCTGTTGGCGAGGAAGGGGCTGTGTGGGGCAGG
- a CDS encoding hemolysin XhlA family protein has protein sequence MADIDTRLSRIEGIVDQIVQRLTSLEGRMNSLDTRLDNMDMRLDNMEGRMASHLKWIIGLLLTILIAIFGTSITILMNFPQ, from the coding sequence ATGGCCGACATTGACACTCGCCTGAGTCGAATAGAGGGGATTGTCGATCAAATCGTACAGCGGTTGACCAGCCTGGAAGGTCGCATGAACAGTCTGGACACTCGCCTGGACAATATGGATATGCGTCTGGACAATATGGAAGGGCGCATGGCCAGCCATTTGAAATGGATTATTGGACTTCTCTTGACCATTCTGATCGCCATTTTCGGCACGTCAATTACCATTTTGATGAATTTCCCCCAATAG